The segment GCTGGCCCGGCAGGCGCTGGTGCGCACCGAGAGCGAACTGCCGGAGCTGTACCGGAACTGGGAGCGGCTGGCGGCGGACCTCGGCGAGGGGCACTCCAACTACCCGGTGCTGATCTCGTTCCGCTCCCCGCAGCCGTACCGCAGCTGGGTGGTGGGCCTGATCGCGGTGATGGACGCCGCCGCGATGCAGCTCGCGCTGAACCCGCGCTCGGCCCCGCCGGAGGCCCGGCTGATGCTGCGCGCCGGGTTCACCGCGCTGCGCGACATCGCGACGGCGCTGCGGATCCCGTTCGACCCGGACCCGGACCCGGACGGGCCGATCCGGCTGACCTACGAGGAGTTCGACGCGGCGGCGGAGCTGGTCACCGCGGCCGGGATGGGCCTGGAGCGGACGGTCGCCGAGGCGTGGCCGCACTTCCGCGGCTGGCGGGTCAACTACGAGGCGGTCGCCTACGAGCTGGCCCGCCGCGCGGACGCCGTCCCGGCGCTCTGGACCGGCCCGCGCGATTTCCCGGCGACCCCCGTCCCGCCCCGCCGCCCGGCCGACCGCCGGCCCGCCACGCCCTGAGCCGGCGGGCCAACTGTCGTGCGGTCGTGGAGGCTTGGCGGAGCTTCGGTGTGCTCCGGATGCGATAGGTTGCCCGCCATGGCCGACGGCAAGACGATCGAGAATCCCGAACTGCGCTTCTCCGCAGTGCTGGTGTACGCCGCGAACCTCCCCGGGGTGCGCATCGAACGGGAGGCGTACCTCCGTAGGACGCTGGGCCGGGTCTGCTCGGAGGAGCAGGTCCGCCGGGCGGTCGAGGAGAGCCCGGCGGCGGCGGGCATCCCGCCAGAGGTCCTGGAGAAGGCCGCCAACGAGTCGATCCGCTACGAGGCCGGCAAGGTCAGCGCGCTGTCGGCCGCCGCCGGGCTCCCCGGCCTGCTCTTCCTGCCCGCCACCGTCCCGGCCGACCTGGCCCAGTACTTCGGCCACATGCTGCGGATCGCGCAGAAACTCGCCTACCTCTACAGCTGGCCCGACCTGTTCTCCGACCAGGACGACCTCGACGACGCGACCAAGAACGTGCTGATCCTCTTCATGGGCGTCATGTTCGGCACCCAGTCGGCGAACAGCGCGGTGGGCAAGCTCGCGACCCAGATATCGGAGCAGGTCGTCAAGCAGCTGCCCCGGAGGGCGCTCACCCAGGGCGTCGTCTACCCCGTGGTGAAGAAGGTCGCGGCCTACCTCGGCGTGGAGATCACCAAGCAGAGCTTCGCGAAAGGCGTCTCGAAGGCCGTCCCCGTCGTCGGGGCCCTGCTCTCCGGCGGCCTCACCCTGGCGACGTACCTCCCGATGGCGAAGCGGCTGAAGAACCACCTGGCCGGCCTGGCGCTGGCCCGGCCCGGCGGCCCGGGGACCGGTGACGAGGACGTCATCGACGTGGAGGGCTTCGAGGAGGCCGAGGAGGCCGAGGGCTCCGAGGAGGCCGAGGGCGGCGCCGCCGGGGACGGGTCGGCGGTGCCCGCCGGAAGCTCGCTGGTGGCCCGGATCCCCCGCCCCTGGCGGCGCCCCCGCCCGGAGCCGGGGTCGGCCCCGGCCCCGGCTTTGGAGCCGCCGGCGCAGGCGGCGGAGGAGCCCTCCGGATCGGCGTGACCGCCGGTGCGCTCCCCCGCCGCCGGGCGGCGGGCTACTTCCCGCCGCGCAGCAGCTGCTCCTCGGCGGTGGCCAGCACCTCGACCACCCGGCGGCCGAAGCGGACGTCGCAGGGGTGCGGGACGCCGGTGCGGACCGACTCCAGCAGGGCGTCGACCATCAGGCCGAAGGCGGCGACGGCCTCGGTGTCGCGCTCGGGCAGGGTGGTGACGCCGGCCGCGCCGCGCAGTTCGAGCGCGGCGCCGCGGGCGGAGGCGGCGGGCGGGGCGGTCAGGCTGAGGGTGACGGTGCTGGAGGCGCCGCCGCGGTGGCGCAGCACCAGGTGGACGGTGTCGGCGGGGCCGGGCACGGCGGTGAGCTGCTCGACGTCGCCGAGGACGGGCAGCAGGACGGAGAGCGCGTGCGGGCCGACGTCCCAGAGCGCGCCCTTCTGCTGGCGCCAGGGGGACGCGGCGAACGGGCTGTCGGTGGTGAAGACCGAGCCGATCCAGTGGCAGTGGGCGGTGAACCAGCCGCCGGCGGCGGCCTGTTCGGCGATCCAGGCCCGCTGGGTGGGGCCGAACCGGGTGGTGAAGAAGACCGTGGAGGCGACGCCGGAGGCGGCGGCCGCGTCCTCGACGGCGCGGGCGGCGTCGACGGTCGCGGCGATCGGCTTGTCCAGCAGCAGGTGCTTGCCGGCCTGGGCGGCCCGGGCCGCGTACTCGGCCTGCACGTCCGGCGGGAGGGCGATGGCGACCGCGTCGACGTCGGCGAGCAGGGCGTCGACCGTCGGGTGGGCGGGGACGCCGTGCACGGCCGCGAGTTCGGCGGCGGCTTCGGGGCGGCGGCCCCAGAGGCCGGCGAAGGTGACGTCGGGGTGGGCGGCCAGGGCGGGGGCGTGCACGAAGCCCGCCCAGGGGCCGGTGCCGAGGAGTCCGATGCGCATGGCGCCCAGTCTTCCACCCCGGCACCGCCCGGCGGGGCCTACCCCTCCAGGACCCTGATCAGGGTGAACCCGTCGTGGCCCCGGCTGCCGACGGTCTGCACGGTGGTGGCGTCCAGCCGCTTCTCGCCCGCGATCAGCTCGTGCATCCGCCGCACGCCCACGACCGCCGGGTCGGTGCTGTCGGCGTCGGCGAGCTTCCCCTCGCGCACCACGTTGTCGACCACGATCACCGAGCCGGGCCGGGCGAGGGCCAGCGCGGACTCCACGTAGTGCGGGATGTTGGCCTTGTCGGCGTCGACGAAGAAGAAGTCGTACGGTTCGACCCCACGCGCGATCAGCTCGGCCAGCGTGTCGCTCGCGGCGCCGAGCCGGACCTCGGCGCGGTCGGCGAGGCCGGCCCGCTCCAGGTTGGCGGTGGCGACGGCGGCGTGCGCCGGGTCGATCTCCAGCGTGGTCAGGGTGCCGTCGGCGGGCAGCGCGCGGGCCAGCCAGATCGCGCTGTAGCCGGCCAGCGTGCCGATCTCCAGGATCCGCCGGGCGCCCTGGATCCGGGCCAGCAGGTGCAGCAGCTTGCCCTGGTTGGCGGCCACCGCGATCGGCGGCAGCCCGGCCTCCTCGGCGGCCGCGCCCGCCGCGTCCAGTGCCGCGTCCGGCCCGATCAGCAGCGCCTCGGCGTACTCGTCGACGTCCGCCCAGAGCTGCGGGTCGTTCTCCTGCACAGTGCTTCTCCCCACGTTCCGTGATCGTTCCGCGATCGTTCCGAACCGAATCCGCCGACCACCTACCCGCCCCGGAAGCATCCGGAACACCCCGGAGAACGCCGAGGCCGCCACACCCGGCGGGGGTGCGGCGGCCTCGGGCCGGCGGGGGCGGCCCCGGATCAGTCGGTGCTCTCGGCGAAGGTCTCGGCGAGCGGTTCGCCGCTCTTGCCGCCGGACTGCTCGGGGTGCGCGGCGCGGGACTTCGCGGCCTTCCGCTTGAGCAGCAGCGCCGACCCGGCACCGAACAGCACGGCCGCGCCGAGGCCGATGTACGAGGCGCCCTGGAGGTACTTCTCGGCGACCTTGCCGACCTGGTAGACCAGCAGCGTGGTGCCGCCGGCCCAGACCACGCCGCCGAGCACGTTGGCGGTGAGGAACTTCCAGTACGGCATCCGCAGGGTGCCGGCCAGCGGGCCCGCGAAGATCCGGAGCAGGGCGATGAAGCGGCCGAAGAAGACCGCCCACATGCCCCAGCGCTGGAACTGCGCCTCGGCGGTGGCCAGGTGCTCGGGCCCGAAGTGCTTGGGGAACTTGCGGCCGAGCTTCTCGAACAGCGGCCGGCCGCCCTTGTGGCCGATCGCGTAGCCGATCGAGTCGCCGATGATGGCGCCCGCGATCGCGCAGATCGCCACGCCCCAGGGGCTGACCGTCCCGTTGGCGGCCAGCAGCGAGGCGGTGACCAGGGCGATCTCGCCGGGCAGCGGGATGCCGAGGCTCTCCAGGCCGATGATCAGGCCGATCAACGCGTACACCAGGGCCGGTGGGACGTCGTTGAACCATTGGTCGACGTGCAAGGCGGAGTACCTCCGTCAGGGCAGGACAAGGCCGCCGACACGTCGTACGGCACACAGGAAAATTTCGGCAAAGAACCAGCCGGGTCAGCCTAACCGCTCCCACTCACCCCGCCGAGCGCTTCCCCGCAGCCAACGCCCGCCGCCGCCGGGCGGTTCCCGGCGGGCCGCGCACACCGGATCCAACGCGCCGCGCCCACCCGTCCGTTCCCGGTCCGGGTGTGAGATCGCTCAACGCCCGCACCCCTGTCGCCACCGCCCCCGACCAGCGGATACTCCGTCCCCCGGCCGCATCCGCGCGGCCGCGGACCCCAGGGGGAACCATGACCGCGCACGCCTCCGCCGCAGGCACCCGGCGCCTCGGCGAACTGACCGTCAACCGGCTCGGCTACGGCGCGATGCGCCTGACCGGCAACGGCATGCACGGCAACTCCGACGGCCCGCCGGTCGACCGGGCCGCCGCCGTCCGGCTGCTGCACACCGCGTTCGAGCACGGCGTCGACCACGTCGACACCGCCTCGTTCTACTTCTCGCCGCTGCGCTCCGCCAACGAGCTGATCGGCCGGGCGCTGGCCGGCTGGCCCGGCGCCGACCGGATCACCGTCGCCACCAAGGTCGGCCCCGGCCGCACCCCCGACGGCGAGTGGTACACCATGGCCCGGCCCGACCAGCTGCGCGCCCAGGTCGAGGAGAACCTGCGCCAGCTCGGCACCGACCGCCTCGACCTGGTCAACCTGCGCCGCAACGGGCCCGGCTTGGAGTCCGTCGCCGAGCACTTCGGCGTGCTCGCCGAACTCCGGCGGGCCGGGCTGATCCGCGAGCTGGGCCTGTCCAACGCCCGCCCCGAACACGTCCGCCAGGCCCGGGAGATCGCGCCCGTGGTCTGCGTGCAGAACTCGTACGGCCTCGACCGGCGGCTGGCCGACGAGAACGGCCTGCTGGAGCTCTGCCGCGAACTCGACATCGCCTTCGTGCCGTTCTTCGCCATCTCCGGCCTGGCCCGCGAGTCCGCCCCCACCGCCGAACGGGACGCCCGGGTCCGGGCCGTCGCCGCCGCGCACGGCGCCACCCCCGCCCAGGTCCGCCTCGCCTGGACGCTGCACCGCGGCCCGCACGTCCTGGCCATCCCCGGCACCAGGGACCCGGCCCACCTCGCCGAGAACCTGGACGCCGGGGCGCTACGCCTCACCGACGCCCAACTCGCCCTGCTGGACGCCCCGGTGGCCTGAGCGGCCCGCCCGCCGGGCCGGGTTACGGCGGGTGGGCCCGGCCCGCTAGGCTCCGCGTCCTGGTACGGACGGTTCGGACGGTTCGGAGGGGACGGATGGGGCTTTCGGGGGCGCGGGGACGGACCTGGCGGGGCAGGGCGGCACTGGCGGGGGCGGCGCTGCTGCTCGGTGCGGCGGCCTGCACCTCGGGGGGCGGCGGCAAGGACGCGGCGGCGGGCCCGGGCCCGGGGGGCTCGCTCTGCCGGGCCCTGATCACCGCCGAGGACGTCCCGCCGGGCTTCGCCGCCGCCCCCTCGACCCCGCCGTGCGACGACACCCAGGACACCCAGACCGCGCAGTTCCCGGGGGCGCACGGCGGCTTGGAGGTGGCCGACGAGCTGCTCCGGCGGGTCGGCCCGGCGGAGGCCGC is part of the Kitasatospora setae KM-6054 genome and harbors:
- a CDS encoding Gfo/Idh/MocA family protein — encoded protein: MRIGLLGTGPWAGFVHAPALAAHPDVTFAGLWGRRPEAAAELAAVHGVPAHPTVDALLADVDAVAIALPPDVQAEYAARAAQAGKHLLLDKPIAATVDAARAVEDAAAASGVASTVFFTTRFGPTQRAWIAEQAAAGGWFTAHCHWIGSVFTTDSPFAASPWRQQKGALWDVGPHALSVLLPVLGDVEQLTAVPGPADTVHLVLRHRGGASSTVTLSLTAPPAASARGAALELRGAAGVTTLPERDTEAVAAFGLMVDALLESVRTGVPHPCDVRFGRRVVEVLATAEEQLLRGGK
- a CDS encoding O-methyltransferase, with the translated sequence MGRSTVQENDPQLWADVDEYAEALLIGPDAALDAAGAAAEEAGLPPIAVAANQGKLLHLLARIQGARRILEIGTLAGYSAIWLARALPADGTLTTLEIDPAHAAVATANLERAGLADRAEVRLGAASDTLAELIARGVEPYDFFFVDADKANIPHYVESALALARPGSVIVVDNVVREGKLADADSTDPAVVGVRRMHELIAGEKRLDATTVQTVGSRGHDGFTLIRVLEG
- a CDS encoding DedA family protein; this encodes MHVDQWFNDVPPALVYALIGLIIGLESLGIPLPGEIALVTASLLAANGTVSPWGVAICAIAGAIIGDSIGYAIGHKGGRPLFEKLGRKFPKHFGPEHLATAEAQFQRWGMWAVFFGRFIALLRIFAGPLAGTLRMPYWKFLTANVLGGVVWAGGTTLLVYQVGKVAEKYLQGASYIGLGAAVLFGAGSALLLKRKAAKSRAAHPEQSGGKSGEPLAETFAESTD
- a CDS encoding aldo/keto reductase, coding for MTAHASAAGTRRLGELTVNRLGYGAMRLTGNGMHGNSDGPPVDRAAAVRLLHTAFEHGVDHVDTASFYFSPLRSANELIGRALAGWPGADRITVATKVGPGRTPDGEWYTMARPDQLRAQVEENLRQLGTDRLDLVNLRRNGPGLESVAEHFGVLAELRRAGLIRELGLSNARPEHVRQAREIAPVVCVQNSYGLDRRLADENGLLELCRELDIAFVPFFAISGLARESAPTAERDARVRAVAAAHGATPAQVRLAWTLHRGPHVLAIPGTRDPAHLAENLDAGALRLTDAQLALLDAPVA